Proteins from one Agelaius phoeniceus isolate bAgePho1 chromosome 10, bAgePho1.hap1, whole genome shotgun sequence genomic window:
- the RUBCN gene encoding run domain Beclin-1-interacting and cysteine-rich domain-containing protein isoform X1: MEIGPHAGHAESRKEHWKLLGNLKTTVEGLVSISNPNVWSKYGGLERLCRDMHSILYHGLIHDKVCCRQKDYWHFVKDIRWLSPGSAHHLEKFISLQESGQRDPEGPGDQAIAQLWLQHSLQCHCLSAQLRPLLGNRQYIRKFYTDTAFLLSDAHVTAMLQCLEAVEQNNPRLLAQIDTSMLAGTSLPSLCASEPSAGTRDMCEHSAEGHQSRLPGALGCLDHFTESLLTRKSDNPSPVTKSQSLTALPASPCVPAAPCTQQRCFGSFSSLQHPASSGLSDRRPVSSCVSSTSSQPQERCPSTRSSSFSEGRSPLEQPSSVTRFHVSSPKDPFSPASEMSSSTTSQSEDPWTGSQDDPQSDANDGPEYLAIGNLGRRGRACSSTSTSSTKSSSSKLFSSSSSQKLDSVSSLGEQGASGGGSRGLSLLRRSSFSEGQSSAPQGILKKSHMRSHSDTNVTSGKLHGGLRDITIIIEDPVAESHGDPGGGRGPVSASTQSSELSTPSSLYVEYDSGQYLSSGEGMFRRPSEGQSLISYLSEQDFGSCADLEKENAHFSISESLIAAIELMKCNMMSRQLEEEEEDSDKEIQELKQKIRIRRQQIRTRHLFPACQELGSDSLVATDSGSQFSSHGSMRLSDSGSAEDVEEYEIRDGNDGSNLIQMSKNGLSVSMASLFSDADIKRNPDSSRKSFLSSDSISHSFLNSNSAEAVAMGLLKQFEGMQLPAASELEWLVPEHDAPQKLLPIPDSLPISPDDGEHADIYKLRIRVRGNLEWAPPRPQIIFNVHLAPARKVAVAKQNYRCAGCGIRTDPDYIKRLRYCEYLGKYFCQCCHENAQTVIPSRILRKWDFSKYYVSNFSKDLLSKIWSDPLFNVQAINPALYQKVKALNQVRLLRIQLFHMKNMFKTCRLAKDLLDSFDTVPGHLTEDLHLYSLSDFSAIKKGDLMPRLTELLKAGSLHIDKCMLCQAKGFICEFCQNEDDIIFPFELNKCRTCEECKACYHKSCFKCGRCPRCERLQARRELLDRQGPEPDSSDCEGELQQPEPGPAT, encoded by the exons GAAAGAGCACTGGAAGCTCCTTGGCAACTTGAAGACCACAGTGGAAGGTTTGGTGTCCATCAGCAACCCAAATGTCTGGTCCAAGTATGGTGGCTTGGAACGGCTCTGCAGAGACATGCACAGCATCCTCTACCATGGGCTCATCCATGACAAG GTGTGCTGCAGACAGAAGGATTACTGGCACTTTGTGAAGGACATTCGCTGGCTGAGTCCGGGCTCTGCTCATCACCTGGAGAAG TTCATCAGCCTGCAGGAGAGCGGCCAGCGTGACCCTGAGGGCCCAGGGGACCAGGCCAttgcccagctgtggctgcagcacagcctgcagtgCCACTGCCTGTCAGCTCAGCTGAGGCCCCTCCTGGGGAACCGGCAGTACATTAGGAAGTTCTACACAG ataCTGCCTTCCTGCTCAGTGACGCCCACGTCACGGCcatgctgcagtgcctggaagCTGTTGAGCAGAACAACCCCAGGCTTCTGGCTCAGATCGACACCTCCATG CTGGCCGGCACGtcactgccatccctgtgcGCGTCAGAGCCTTCTGCTGGGACAAGAGACATGTGTGAGCACAGTGCTGAGGGACACCAGAGCCGTCTGCCAGGAGCGCTGGGCTGCCTGGATCATTTCACTGAGAGCCTG CTTACCAGGAAGAGTGACAATCCATCTCCAGTGACCAAGAGTCAGAGTCTGACTGCCCTTCCTGCATCCCCGTGcgtccctgctgccccctgcACTCAGCAGCGCTGCTTTGGGTCCTTCTCCAGCCTCCAGCATCCAGCCTCCTCTGGCCTCTCAG ACAGGAGACCAGTGAGTTCCTGTGTCAGCTCCAcctccagccagccccaggagcgCTGCCCGTCCACCCGGTCCTCCTCCTTCAGCGAGGGCAGGTCCCctctggagcagcccagctctgtcacCCGCTTCCACGTCTCCTCACCCAAAGACCCCTTCTCTCCAGCCAGCGAGATGAGCTCCAGCACCACCAGCCAGAGCGAGGATCCTTGGACAGGGAGTCAGGATGATCCACAGAGTGATGCCAATGACGGGCCAGAGTACCTGGCCATTGGGAACTTGGGCCGTCGGGGCCGGGcgtgcagcagcaccagcaccagcagcaccaagagcagcagctctaaactcttctcctccagcagctcccagaagCTGGACTCAGTCTCATccctgggggagcagggggcaAGCGGaggtggcagcaggggcctgaGCCTCTTGCGCCGGTCCAGCTTCTCAGAGGGACAGTCCTCAGCTCCACAGGGCATCCTCAAGAAGAGCCATATGCGCTCACACTCTGACACCAACGTGACTTCTGGGAAGTTGCATG GAGGCCTCAGGGATATCACCATTATAATAGAAGATCCAGTGGCAG AGTCCCATGGTGATCCAGGTGGAGGGAGAGGGCCGGTCTCTGCTTCCACGCAGAGCAGTGAACTGAGCACACCCAGCTCCCTCTACGTGGAGTATG ACTCTGGGCAGTACCTGAGCTCAGGGGAAGGGATGTTCAGGAGACCTTCTGAAGGGCAGTCCCTCATCAGCTACCTCTCTGAGCAGGACTTCGGCAGCTGTGCAGACCTGGAGAAG GAGAACGCCCACTTCAGCATCTCAGAGTCCCTGATCGCTGCCATTGAGCTGATGAAATGCAACATGATGAGccggcagctggaggaggaggaggaagacagTGACAAGGAGATCCAGGAGCTTAAACAAAAGATTCGCATTCGGCGCCAGCAGATCCGCACCAGGCACCTGttccctgcctgccaggagctgggctcagaCA GTCTCGTGGCAACAGACAGTGGGTCCCAGTTCAGCTCCCACGGCTCCATGCGGCTCTCTGACTCTGGCTCTGCCGAGGATGTGGAAGAGTATGAGATCCGAG ATGGTAACGATGGATCTAACCTGATTCAAATGTCCAAGAACGGCCTCTCAGTGTCAATGGCTTCCTTGTTCTCAG ATGCAGACATCAAGAGGAACCCAGACTCCAGCAGGAAGTCCTTTCTCTCCTCGGACTCCAT ATCCCACTCCTTCCTCAATTCAAACTCGGCAGAGGCGGTGGCCATGGGCTTGCTGAAGCAGTTTGAGGGcatgcagctcccagctgcctctgAATTGGAGTGGCTGGTCCCTGAGCATGACGCCCCACAGAAG ctgctgcccatccctgacTCTCTGCCTATCTCTCCCGACGATGGAGAGCACGCTGACATCTACAAGCTGAGGATTCGGGTGCGCGGAAACCTGGAGTGGGCCCCGCCGCGGCCGCAGATCATCTTCAATGTTCACCTGGCCCCAGC GAGAAAGGTGGCTGTGGCCAAGCAGAATTACCGGTGTGCGGGCTGTGGCATCCGGACTGATCCTG ATTACATCAAGCGGCTGCGGTACTGCGAGTACCTGGGCAAGTActtctgccagtgctgccatgaGAATGCCCAGACTGTCATCCCCAGCCGCATCCTGCGCAAGTGGGACTTCAGCAAGTACTACGTGAGCAACTTCTCCAAAGACCTGCTGAGCAAGATCTGGAGTGACCCACTCTTCAACGTGCAAGCTATCAATCCTGCCCTGTACCAGAAAGTGAAGGCTCTCAACCAAGTGAGG ctgctgcgAATCCAGCTTTTCCACATGAAGAACATGTTCAAGACGTGCCGGCTGGCTAAAGA CCTCCTGGACTCCTTTGACACAGTGCCTGGCCACTTGACAGAGGATTTGCACCTCTACTCGCTGAGTGACTTCAGTGCCATCAAGAAAGGGGACCTGATGCCTCGCCTGACAGAGCTCCTGAAGGCAGGCAGCCTGCACATTGACAAGTGCATG CTGTGCCAAGCCAAAGGCTTCATCTGTGAGTTCTGCCAGAATGAGGACGACATCATCTTCCCCTTTGAGCTCAACAAGTGCAGGACATGTGAAG AGTGCAAGGCCTGCTACCACAAGTCCTGCTTCAAGTGCGGCCGCTGTCCCCGGTGCGAGCGGCTGCAGGCCcggagggagctgctggacagGCAGGGCCCGGAGCCCGACAGCTCGGACTGCGagggggagctgcagcagccagagccagggccaGCCACATGA
- the RUBCN gene encoding run domain Beclin-1-interacting and cysteine-rich domain-containing protein isoform X4 gives MEIGPHAGHAESRKEHWKLLGNLKTTVEGLVSISNPNVWSKYGGLERLCRDMHSILYHGLIHDKFISLQESGQRDPEGPGDQAIAQLWLQHSLQCHCLSAQLRPLLGNRQYIRKFYTDTAFLLSDAHVTAMLQCLEAVEQNNPRLLAQIDTSMLAGTSLPSLCASEPSAGTRDMCEHSAEGHQSRLPGALGCLDHFTESLLTRKSDNPSPVTKSQSLTALPASPCVPAAPCTQQRCFGSFSSLQHPASSGLSDRRPVSSCVSSTSSQPQERCPSTRSSSFSEGRSPLEQPSSVTRFHVSSPKDPFSPASEMSSSTTSQSEDPWTGSQDDPQSDANDGPEYLAIGNLGRRGRACSSTSTSSTKSSSSKLFSSSSSQKLDSVSSLGEQGASGGGSRGLSLLRRSSFSEGQSSAPQGILKKSHMRSHSDTNVTSGKLHGGLRDITIIIEDPVAESHGDPGGGRGPVSASTQSSELSTPSSLYVEYDSGQYLSSGEGMFRRPSEGQSLISYLSEQDFGSCADLEKENAHFSISESLIAAIELMKCNMMSRQLEEEEEDSDKEIQELKQKIRIRRQQIRTRHLFPACQELGSDSLVATDSGSQFSSHGSMRLSDSGSAEDVEEYEIRDGNDGSNLIQMSKNGLSVSMASLFSDADIKRNPDSSRKSFLSSDSISHSFLNSNSAEAVAMGLLKQFEGMQLPAASELEWLVPEHDAPQKLLPIPDSLPISPDDGEHADIYKLRIRVRGNLEWAPPRPQIIFNVHLAPARKVAVAKQNYRCAGCGIRTDPDYIKRLRYCEYLGKYFCQCCHENAQTVIPSRILRKWDFSKYYVSNFSKDLLSKIWSDPLFNVQAINPALYQKVKALNQVRLLRIQLFHMKNMFKTCRLAKDLLDSFDTVPGHLTEDLHLYSLSDFSAIKKGDLMPRLTELLKAGSLHIDKCMLCQAKGFICEFCQNEDDIIFPFELNKCRTCEECKACYHKSCFKCGRCPRCERLQARRELLDRQGPEPDSSDCEGELQQPEPGPAT, from the exons GAAAGAGCACTGGAAGCTCCTTGGCAACTTGAAGACCACAGTGGAAGGTTTGGTGTCCATCAGCAACCCAAATGTCTGGTCCAAGTATGGTGGCTTGGAACGGCTCTGCAGAGACATGCACAGCATCCTCTACCATGGGCTCATCCATGACAAG TTCATCAGCCTGCAGGAGAGCGGCCAGCGTGACCCTGAGGGCCCAGGGGACCAGGCCAttgcccagctgtggctgcagcacagcctgcagtgCCACTGCCTGTCAGCTCAGCTGAGGCCCCTCCTGGGGAACCGGCAGTACATTAGGAAGTTCTACACAG ataCTGCCTTCCTGCTCAGTGACGCCCACGTCACGGCcatgctgcagtgcctggaagCTGTTGAGCAGAACAACCCCAGGCTTCTGGCTCAGATCGACACCTCCATG CTGGCCGGCACGtcactgccatccctgtgcGCGTCAGAGCCTTCTGCTGGGACAAGAGACATGTGTGAGCACAGTGCTGAGGGACACCAGAGCCGTCTGCCAGGAGCGCTGGGCTGCCTGGATCATTTCACTGAGAGCCTG CTTACCAGGAAGAGTGACAATCCATCTCCAGTGACCAAGAGTCAGAGTCTGACTGCCCTTCCTGCATCCCCGTGcgtccctgctgccccctgcACTCAGCAGCGCTGCTTTGGGTCCTTCTCCAGCCTCCAGCATCCAGCCTCCTCTGGCCTCTCAG ACAGGAGACCAGTGAGTTCCTGTGTCAGCTCCAcctccagccagccccaggagcgCTGCCCGTCCACCCGGTCCTCCTCCTTCAGCGAGGGCAGGTCCCctctggagcagcccagctctgtcacCCGCTTCCACGTCTCCTCACCCAAAGACCCCTTCTCTCCAGCCAGCGAGATGAGCTCCAGCACCACCAGCCAGAGCGAGGATCCTTGGACAGGGAGTCAGGATGATCCACAGAGTGATGCCAATGACGGGCCAGAGTACCTGGCCATTGGGAACTTGGGCCGTCGGGGCCGGGcgtgcagcagcaccagcaccagcagcaccaagagcagcagctctaaactcttctcctccagcagctcccagaagCTGGACTCAGTCTCATccctgggggagcagggggcaAGCGGaggtggcagcaggggcctgaGCCTCTTGCGCCGGTCCAGCTTCTCAGAGGGACAGTCCTCAGCTCCACAGGGCATCCTCAAGAAGAGCCATATGCGCTCACACTCTGACACCAACGTGACTTCTGGGAAGTTGCATG GAGGCCTCAGGGATATCACCATTATAATAGAAGATCCAGTGGCAG AGTCCCATGGTGATCCAGGTGGAGGGAGAGGGCCGGTCTCTGCTTCCACGCAGAGCAGTGAACTGAGCACACCCAGCTCCCTCTACGTGGAGTATG ACTCTGGGCAGTACCTGAGCTCAGGGGAAGGGATGTTCAGGAGACCTTCTGAAGGGCAGTCCCTCATCAGCTACCTCTCTGAGCAGGACTTCGGCAGCTGTGCAGACCTGGAGAAG GAGAACGCCCACTTCAGCATCTCAGAGTCCCTGATCGCTGCCATTGAGCTGATGAAATGCAACATGATGAGccggcagctggaggaggaggaggaagacagTGACAAGGAGATCCAGGAGCTTAAACAAAAGATTCGCATTCGGCGCCAGCAGATCCGCACCAGGCACCTGttccctgcctgccaggagctgggctcagaCA GTCTCGTGGCAACAGACAGTGGGTCCCAGTTCAGCTCCCACGGCTCCATGCGGCTCTCTGACTCTGGCTCTGCCGAGGATGTGGAAGAGTATGAGATCCGAG ATGGTAACGATGGATCTAACCTGATTCAAATGTCCAAGAACGGCCTCTCAGTGTCAATGGCTTCCTTGTTCTCAG ATGCAGACATCAAGAGGAACCCAGACTCCAGCAGGAAGTCCTTTCTCTCCTCGGACTCCAT ATCCCACTCCTTCCTCAATTCAAACTCGGCAGAGGCGGTGGCCATGGGCTTGCTGAAGCAGTTTGAGGGcatgcagctcccagctgcctctgAATTGGAGTGGCTGGTCCCTGAGCATGACGCCCCACAGAAG ctgctgcccatccctgacTCTCTGCCTATCTCTCCCGACGATGGAGAGCACGCTGACATCTACAAGCTGAGGATTCGGGTGCGCGGAAACCTGGAGTGGGCCCCGCCGCGGCCGCAGATCATCTTCAATGTTCACCTGGCCCCAGC GAGAAAGGTGGCTGTGGCCAAGCAGAATTACCGGTGTGCGGGCTGTGGCATCCGGACTGATCCTG ATTACATCAAGCGGCTGCGGTACTGCGAGTACCTGGGCAAGTActtctgccagtgctgccatgaGAATGCCCAGACTGTCATCCCCAGCCGCATCCTGCGCAAGTGGGACTTCAGCAAGTACTACGTGAGCAACTTCTCCAAAGACCTGCTGAGCAAGATCTGGAGTGACCCACTCTTCAACGTGCAAGCTATCAATCCTGCCCTGTACCAGAAAGTGAAGGCTCTCAACCAAGTGAGG ctgctgcgAATCCAGCTTTTCCACATGAAGAACATGTTCAAGACGTGCCGGCTGGCTAAAGA CCTCCTGGACTCCTTTGACACAGTGCCTGGCCACTTGACAGAGGATTTGCACCTCTACTCGCTGAGTGACTTCAGTGCCATCAAGAAAGGGGACCTGATGCCTCGCCTGACAGAGCTCCTGAAGGCAGGCAGCCTGCACATTGACAAGTGCATG CTGTGCCAAGCCAAAGGCTTCATCTGTGAGTTCTGCCAGAATGAGGACGACATCATCTTCCCCTTTGAGCTCAACAAGTGCAGGACATGTGAAG AGTGCAAGGCCTGCTACCACAAGTCCTGCTTCAAGTGCGGCCGCTGTCCCCGGTGCGAGCGGCTGCAGGCCcggagggagctgctggacagGCAGGGCCCGGAGCCCGACAGCTCGGACTGCGagggggagctgcagcagccagagccagggccaGCCACATGA
- the RUBCN gene encoding run domain Beclin-1-interacting and cysteine-rich domain-containing protein isoform X3 yields MEIGPHAGHAESRKEHWKLLGNLKTTVEGLVSISNPNVWSKYGGLERLCRDMHSILYHGLIHDKVCCRQKDYWHFVKDIRWLSPGSAHHLEKFISLQESGQRDPEGPGDQAIAQLWLQHSLQCHCLSAQLRPLLGNRQYIRKFYTDTAFLLSDAHVTAMLQCLEAVEQNNPRLLAQIDTSMLAGTSLPSLCASEPSAGTRDMCEHSAEGHQSRLPGALGCLDHFTESLLTRKSDNPSPVTKSQSLTALPASPCVPAAPCTQQRCFGSFSSLQHPASSGLSDRRPVSSCVSSTSSQPQERCPSTRSSSFSEGRSPLEQPSSVTRFHVSSPKDPFSPASEMSSSTTSQSEDPWTGSQDDPQSDANDGPEYLAIGNLGRRGRACSSTSTSSTKSSSSKLFSSSSSQKLDSVSSLGEQGASGGGSRGLSLLRRSSFSEGQSSAPQGILKKSHMRSHSDTNVTSGKLHGGLRDITIIIEDPVAESHGDPGGGRGPVSASTQSSELSTPSSLYVEYDSGQYLSSGEGMFRRPSEGQSLISYLSEQDFGSCADLEKENAHFSISESLIAAIELMKCNMMSRQLEEEEEDSDKEIQELKQKIRIRRQQIRTRHLFPACQELGSDSLVATDSGSQFSSHGSMRLSDSGSAEDVEEYEIRDADIKRNPDSSRKSFLSSDSISHSFLNSNSAEAVAMGLLKQFEGMQLPAASELEWLVPEHDAPQKLLPIPDSLPISPDDGEHADIYKLRIRVRGNLEWAPPRPQIIFNVHLAPARKVAVAKQNYRCAGCGIRTDPDYIKRLRYCEYLGKYFCQCCHENAQTVIPSRILRKWDFSKYYVSNFSKDLLSKIWSDPLFNVQAINPALYQKVKALNQVRLLRIQLFHMKNMFKTCRLAKDLLDSFDTVPGHLTEDLHLYSLSDFSAIKKGDLMPRLTELLKAGSLHIDKCMLCQAKGFICEFCQNEDDIIFPFELNKCRTCEECKACYHKSCFKCGRCPRCERLQARRELLDRQGPEPDSSDCEGELQQPEPGPAT; encoded by the exons GAAAGAGCACTGGAAGCTCCTTGGCAACTTGAAGACCACAGTGGAAGGTTTGGTGTCCATCAGCAACCCAAATGTCTGGTCCAAGTATGGTGGCTTGGAACGGCTCTGCAGAGACATGCACAGCATCCTCTACCATGGGCTCATCCATGACAAG GTGTGCTGCAGACAGAAGGATTACTGGCACTTTGTGAAGGACATTCGCTGGCTGAGTCCGGGCTCTGCTCATCACCTGGAGAAG TTCATCAGCCTGCAGGAGAGCGGCCAGCGTGACCCTGAGGGCCCAGGGGACCAGGCCAttgcccagctgtggctgcagcacagcctgcagtgCCACTGCCTGTCAGCTCAGCTGAGGCCCCTCCTGGGGAACCGGCAGTACATTAGGAAGTTCTACACAG ataCTGCCTTCCTGCTCAGTGACGCCCACGTCACGGCcatgctgcagtgcctggaagCTGTTGAGCAGAACAACCCCAGGCTTCTGGCTCAGATCGACACCTCCATG CTGGCCGGCACGtcactgccatccctgtgcGCGTCAGAGCCTTCTGCTGGGACAAGAGACATGTGTGAGCACAGTGCTGAGGGACACCAGAGCCGTCTGCCAGGAGCGCTGGGCTGCCTGGATCATTTCACTGAGAGCCTG CTTACCAGGAAGAGTGACAATCCATCTCCAGTGACCAAGAGTCAGAGTCTGACTGCCCTTCCTGCATCCCCGTGcgtccctgctgccccctgcACTCAGCAGCGCTGCTTTGGGTCCTTCTCCAGCCTCCAGCATCCAGCCTCCTCTGGCCTCTCAG ACAGGAGACCAGTGAGTTCCTGTGTCAGCTCCAcctccagccagccccaggagcgCTGCCCGTCCACCCGGTCCTCCTCCTTCAGCGAGGGCAGGTCCCctctggagcagcccagctctgtcacCCGCTTCCACGTCTCCTCACCCAAAGACCCCTTCTCTCCAGCCAGCGAGATGAGCTCCAGCACCACCAGCCAGAGCGAGGATCCTTGGACAGGGAGTCAGGATGATCCACAGAGTGATGCCAATGACGGGCCAGAGTACCTGGCCATTGGGAACTTGGGCCGTCGGGGCCGGGcgtgcagcagcaccagcaccagcagcaccaagagcagcagctctaaactcttctcctccagcagctcccagaagCTGGACTCAGTCTCATccctgggggagcagggggcaAGCGGaggtggcagcaggggcctgaGCCTCTTGCGCCGGTCCAGCTTCTCAGAGGGACAGTCCTCAGCTCCACAGGGCATCCTCAAGAAGAGCCATATGCGCTCACACTCTGACACCAACGTGACTTCTGGGAAGTTGCATG GAGGCCTCAGGGATATCACCATTATAATAGAAGATCCAGTGGCAG AGTCCCATGGTGATCCAGGTGGAGGGAGAGGGCCGGTCTCTGCTTCCACGCAGAGCAGTGAACTGAGCACACCCAGCTCCCTCTACGTGGAGTATG ACTCTGGGCAGTACCTGAGCTCAGGGGAAGGGATGTTCAGGAGACCTTCTGAAGGGCAGTCCCTCATCAGCTACCTCTCTGAGCAGGACTTCGGCAGCTGTGCAGACCTGGAGAAG GAGAACGCCCACTTCAGCATCTCAGAGTCCCTGATCGCTGCCATTGAGCTGATGAAATGCAACATGATGAGccggcagctggaggaggaggaggaagacagTGACAAGGAGATCCAGGAGCTTAAACAAAAGATTCGCATTCGGCGCCAGCAGATCCGCACCAGGCACCTGttccctgcctgccaggagctgggctcagaCA GTCTCGTGGCAACAGACAGTGGGTCCCAGTTCAGCTCCCACGGCTCCATGCGGCTCTCTGACTCTGGCTCTGCCGAGGATGTGGAAGAGTATGAGATCCGAG ATGCAGACATCAAGAGGAACCCAGACTCCAGCAGGAAGTCCTTTCTCTCCTCGGACTCCAT ATCCCACTCCTTCCTCAATTCAAACTCGGCAGAGGCGGTGGCCATGGGCTTGCTGAAGCAGTTTGAGGGcatgcagctcccagctgcctctgAATTGGAGTGGCTGGTCCCTGAGCATGACGCCCCACAGAAG ctgctgcccatccctgacTCTCTGCCTATCTCTCCCGACGATGGAGAGCACGCTGACATCTACAAGCTGAGGATTCGGGTGCGCGGAAACCTGGAGTGGGCCCCGCCGCGGCCGCAGATCATCTTCAATGTTCACCTGGCCCCAGC GAGAAAGGTGGCTGTGGCCAAGCAGAATTACCGGTGTGCGGGCTGTGGCATCCGGACTGATCCTG ATTACATCAAGCGGCTGCGGTACTGCGAGTACCTGGGCAAGTActtctgccagtgctgccatgaGAATGCCCAGACTGTCATCCCCAGCCGCATCCTGCGCAAGTGGGACTTCAGCAAGTACTACGTGAGCAACTTCTCCAAAGACCTGCTGAGCAAGATCTGGAGTGACCCACTCTTCAACGTGCAAGCTATCAATCCTGCCCTGTACCAGAAAGTGAAGGCTCTCAACCAAGTGAGG ctgctgcgAATCCAGCTTTTCCACATGAAGAACATGTTCAAGACGTGCCGGCTGGCTAAAGA CCTCCTGGACTCCTTTGACACAGTGCCTGGCCACTTGACAGAGGATTTGCACCTCTACTCGCTGAGTGACTTCAGTGCCATCAAGAAAGGGGACCTGATGCCTCGCCTGACAGAGCTCCTGAAGGCAGGCAGCCTGCACATTGACAAGTGCATG CTGTGCCAAGCCAAAGGCTTCATCTGTGAGTTCTGCCAGAATGAGGACGACATCATCTTCCCCTTTGAGCTCAACAAGTGCAGGACATGTGAAG AGTGCAAGGCCTGCTACCACAAGTCCTGCTTCAAGTGCGGCCGCTGTCCCCGGTGCGAGCGGCTGCAGGCCcggagggagctgctggacagGCAGGGCCCGGAGCCCGACAGCTCGGACTGCGagggggagctgcagcagccagagccagggccaGCCACATGA